The Naumovozyma dairenensis CBS 421 chromosome 1, complete genome genomic interval GTTCTGATGATTTTTTCGATTGTAGAGGCATCAATACTGGAGTATAATTTGTTAAATAAGTTAATACAGGAAATTGTGTTGCATTGGTATAATCTAATTGCAGCACTTGTATCATTGGTTAATGGTGgaaaatttataatattgtttgcattttgaaattcctTATCTGTTGCTGCATCAGGTTTCGATGGGCTTGCTTCTATGTTAAtcattttttccattttgtTCCCTCACTTAAGTATTTTTTAGCATAAATAAAAGCAATAATAGAACTAGTTGttaaaaattgttattCGATTAGACAGTAGTAATAAAATGGGGGGAGGGGGAGAACAGTACTTGCAGTTATGATAACTTCTTTGTTCTTACCTCACTGTAGGATATTACCTTTTTCCATACTCCATGTACGTACTCACCAATGTTTTAAGCCATAGGTGTATGTATGTATCTTTCCAACGGGGCCTTCTATTTTCGTCCCTTGCCTAAAGTGAGAGAGAAGGAAGTTTCTAGGCATGGAACGTTTCAGGAATGTCATTGCGTTGCGTTGAGTTGCCTCTGTCTGTGCGTCGTTATTCTGCGCCCGGAAACGGGTCCGTCCCGAACCGCTGGCCTTAAAGTTATACACCATCTCTTGAAGAGGGAAACGatcaataacaataaacCATACGTAAATAGACATTTATTACTCTGTGAAGTGGTAATGACACCATGTGTTATTTACAAGTTACACTTTCCCCGCTTTTCAAATGGATAGCTCTCAGACGCTTCGATtaacaattattattcctCTGAACTTCGAAGTCATTTTTAAAACTGCAAGTTCTGTCACCTGTCATATATGGTGTAGGAAAATACAAAGGAACGGTATGTGAACatccatatatatataatgaaaaggatAATGTCATAAGTGTCTatatagaaataatatatgagataataaaaaaatatttaaaatgGGAAAAATGTAAATCACCTCGCGTACAAACCTCTTGATGTATTTGTTTTCTCCTTTACTGAGTAATTTGGGTATTCGTTTTAGAAATTCTTGTTACTAGAGTTATCATTGCcataatttttccttttcacGTTATCATTCTTTGTATGTATGGAACCATTTATTTCAGAATGGGATCTTTTCAAGCtagatttctttttctgtTGTTTAAGATTATTAGTACCCCCTGTGGAATTGAATCGATGTGCGCTAGATAcgattatttgaaattttggTTGCTTCTTAACTATTCTTTTAACTTTCCCTGTATTCGTTGATTTCATTGTCTTTTGAATGGAAGATGACGTTAGTACAGGTTTATCAATCTGGTTTATAGGATTGatggatgatgatgttgatttATTGGATGCTATTGATAATGTTCTCtcatttttaaaagatCCCATTTTGGGCAAATCGGGAATTCTTATTGGCTTATTAGTTAAATTATTCTTTGGCGTTGGTGATAAGGGGACTGcctcatcatcttcttctagTAATCGGGTATCTAAGTTTGGATCAATGACACTAGTAGTTGTAAGAATAGgaatattgttattatgaATTGAGTTATTgatatgattattatttagtATTGCTCTTGATAAAGTGGGAAGCTCATTTATATCCTTATTAAGAGGTAAATATGTTggttttgaaattgatttgGTCACagatgaatttaattgaacTGTTGTCGGCGAAGAACCATATATATCTGTgtgattattattattatcatcgCCATCATAATCATTATTCCTGctgttattgttgttaatattatcataaaCTGATATAGCCTTCGGAAgtaaattttctttgttacAATGAATATcgttactattattattagtcttgttgttattaatCATATGTTTGATATCATTTGTGGATAGTTTCGATTTTTTATCTGGTTTTGGAGTAGTCATTAATAATCTCGTTTGTGAGTCTTGTAATGTTAATTCTGGACTTTGGAATAGTTTATTTTGAACTATATGATTGTTACTATCTTTTCTTGCATTTTGGAAATCTATTAATGCACTATTTGAAGTGTTATTATcactattattaatatttaaaGTTTTTGGATAAGGTGTACCAAAATTGTTTAGAATTCTTCTACCATATGGCGTCAAAGACATTGATATTCGTTTAGATGGTGACATGGAATTAGATAGTTGATTACTATTGaacattaaatttaaatcaattttCCTAAGAGGTGTTCTAGAATTTAGCATCGAATAGagaacattattattatttgtattattattattattattagtattagtaCGTTCAACAGAACTTGAAACTACAGGGATATTGAATagattattgttattgttattgttcttattattactatttgTGTTAGAATGTATACCAGCATTATCAGTGACGAAACGTAAAGGAGTCTTTGCAGGAGTTTtatgaaagaaattaaaaccAGCTGGAGAATCCAATAAAAACTCTCTTAGTTGTTCAGGAGATGCCAATAAAAACTCATTTGGGAAAGCTGTTCCGAAATTTAAAGCAGTTGAAGGTTGAACATTCATGTCATTAAGAGTTTCTCCAGACGCTGCCttatattgttgttgttgttgttgttgctgctgctgtgGAGGTGGTAGTAGCGGTTGTTGATTTTCCTGGATTGTATTCTGTTTTCCTTCTTGGATTTGTGAATTATTAACCTGTTGCCGTGACTGTTGCTTTTGCTGCTCctgttgttcttgttgctGAATTAGAGTACCAACTAACGGAAGATTAGGCAACATACTATTTTCTATAAGTGAGGAGTCATTATCCCTTTGTTGATTCATTGGCGATTTgtcatcaatattattactcCCATTAGCATTATTGTTAAGTTTATtgttaaaaatattattttgtgggttcatttgatttgaatatgGAGTTGGAAATTGAGTAGTAGTTGGTAAGGGACTATTGAATACGTATTTTAAGTTCTCAGtgaatgatttgaaaaaactAGTATCACTCTGATTATCTACCTCATTTATAACAAAAGATGGGGTTCCTTCTTTGACgttattttgttgttgctgttggGTCGAACTCGacgtattattattttgatccAAAGCCAGTGTTGCGGAAGAATCTCCGATAGTATTCCTCTGAGAGCGAGGTACTTTATTTTGCATGGTATTTTGGTCTTTCTTGGTATCTTAGCTCACActaaagataatatatGTGGTAGTTGTTTGGTGATAAGGACACTTAAAAAGGTCGCGATGGATAGCGAATACTTCTGTATAAGTATGAGTGGATAGAAAATGTAGCCGGCAAAAATAAGCCTCGTATAGTCTAGTCTAGTATAATATAGTATTgtaaatggaaaaaaaaaagcaaGCAATGTATGATTAAATTGTTGCAGGTATATTGAATAGTAATGAATAGTGATACTTGTTTGCCAATAGAACAACTTTACTGTATCAATGAGGACCTGGAGGGGGGAGGGGGAATCTAATtctattgtttttttagATATATCGAGGATTTTCGTATTAGAtggtttttcttttgttttgtttttttgttttgttttccCCAATATCTCTGTTACCCTCCTTTATAGAAAAAAGCATTTCGTGTTCAGCGGGTAACCCATGATTtcgaaaaataaacaaaacaaaacaaaacaaaacaaaataaaataaaataaataaatattgcAATCTCGACATACATATAGGTGATAATTAAAGGAATAGTTAGTTATGTTTACAGACAGAAGCATAAGCTGTCTTGAGACCATTGAGTAATCAGTTGTACATTTTTAAGGTTGGATACCAAGACCAGCAGATTGAAAGATCTAGTGTCTGTCTGTTTTTAATcaatatttgtttgtttatctATTTTAGACAAACTACCAGAAGAATACCTTTTTTTTCCCCATTTCTTTTGCTCATGGCCATGGCAACGACTCTACAACAAGATCATAACTCCCCTATGAGAGCTGtatctgaaaaattacgAAATCTCCATATAAGTCCCAAAGAATCCTCATCGTCTAATCTTGAAAATATGGGCGATTCAAATAGAACCACAGTAAAGACTGCAACTAGAGTCCCCACTTCTGAagaggaaaagaaaaggttTAAATCATATATgcaaaatgataaatttgcAGAGTCAAAATTTGTATCACAAGATGAGATGCAAACTTGCATTCCCGATGGTTCTGCGAATATAATCAGGCCAGTGTCGAATGGTACAATCGAATATGGGACTGTCCAGAGAGGTAGACGTGCATTATCGGGGACTACTaagaatgatgatataGCTCAATATAAGCAGTATTTTGTGACTCATAACGAAGACAgtaacaacaataacaacaacaacagtaAAAATAGTACGTCTAATAGCAATAATACTAGAATCAGTAGGAAGAAAGACCCGGAATCTGATTTGATCGTCAATGCCtcattaaatgatatatCTGGTGTTCCAAATACTTTTAAAAGATATCAAGACGCCAAACAAGCAAATACAACTCAAAAAATATCTATTGATAACCTCCATTCAACTTCTGATTTAGATAATAGTGACCCGAGACCGGAAGCttacaaaatatttgataatgtATTAAAGAATAAACGTTTTAAAAATCCAATAATCGCAAATAGTACAGAACAAGATATTAATGTATCTAAAACTCGTCATACTACGGctaataatactaatactgttaatggtgatgataatgagaaattacaaatacATTCGAGGAAATCACCTCttaaatcatcttcatcttcgatatcatctttatcataTTCAACTTCCTCAATAACGAATTCTTCAAACTCCGCAAATGTTCAAAATTCGTTCTTAAATTCAGGATATCCAGATTTTAACATTATGGATGGAAATCCAAATAAATCACCTATACCATTAATTAAACCTGAAAACTGTGGActtatatttgaaaaacaaacCGGAGTCTGGACAGACAAGGAGAAGAATCTAAATGAGGATATATCTAGTAGTCATGCAGTCGATAACTCAACATCTAACGCTTTAAATTCATATGACACTTCAGATTTACACAAGTTATCCAATACGAGAGATCAAATTACTATAGAATCGACTTCTAATAGAACAGAATATCCTGATGAAACAGAATATCCTGATGATACAGAAATTCAACCCccattatttaatgaaaaatacCTTTcaaatcttaataataatgatgataatactactactactactaataataataatattgatattaataatactaacagtaactataataataacattcaAGGAATTAATCaaaattgtaataattcaaaGGGTTCCACCATCactcataataataataataataataataacattgaAGGAATGATAAACGATACCCAGCATCATATTGCCAATACCACAGGTATATCAGAAGTAGATATTTCATTCCAACAAAGTACAATTACATTCATTTCCGAATTAATAAACATAATGCCTCATAAACAAGAATGGTTTAAAATTTCGCAACTTATAATCAATGATAAATCGATAACTAATGTTGTTGgtttagaaaaattaatgcCGCAACTTTTATCATGTAATCTAGACAATAATCAATTGGAATCATTACAAGGTATACCATCGAATGTTTTACATTTATCATgctcaaataataatttatccaATTCAAATTGTTCACTGGAACATTTACCAAATTTGGAaactttaaatttatccaagaataatatttcatctGATTTATCCATTTTAGTATCATGCATCCATTTGAAGGATGTTAACTTATCAAATAATCGAATTAGATCATTAGAAGGTATTAACACTTGTCAAGTCAAAAGATTAAATTTAgcgaataataatatatcaggtacaattaattttaaagatttaattaatcattcaatgaattcatttaattgttggtctcaaattgaagaattagatttATCTGATAACCAAATCGTATCGATTATCAATATATCCTCTTTACCTAAATTGAGAAAACTATGTGTAGATAACAATccaattgaatatctttatGAGGAGGAACCGGAATCAAAAGTAACTATGAAAGAAGAGCAATCACAATATAAACATTTCACCAATTCCaactttaaattcaaatccaatttagaaatattatcgttattagAAACCTCAAGTACATTATTACAAATTGGTAATATTCCAACGATATTACCCTTTCCACATTTAAAGTCGCTACGAATTGATGGATTTTTCCCCGGACtaaataaattagattCCCTTCCTGAGACATTAGAAAGTTTAATGattaataatggtaatatgGCAAGAATGTTTGATTTCCATATCCTCCCTAAAAGATTAGAACGATTAAGATTGAataagataataaattttacCCGATTACCTAacaatttccaatttatatgtccattattgaaagaattaaatttaaatgataatgaattagatgatttCCAGAATTTTATTCATAATGTTCCAGCATTTAATCTTCAAGAATTAAGTATTGTCAACAATTCGTTTTTCCCTCAAGTAAGGgatatcattgaaaaagatgGTACAAATGTTAACCCAGAGGTTATACTAAAGTCCATGAAGGATGAATTTATAATTGCAATACGAATGACCTGTCCCGATATTAGAGAGTTGATCGTTTAGGCATATAATGGAAACGAGAAAATCATCTATAGAAATACGTTGCACTTACATGTACTTAAAAAATATGCATAATAATTATCTATCATTCTGTCTAGAAAGATCAGACAATTTCAACCCATATCatgtttctttgttttttatGTAAGGTGATATAGAACGTTACGTATATAGTTATGACACTGTTATACGGTCATCACGCTCGGGAGATGCGGCTGTGAACCTTCCTCTACGGACGTTTGTCAAGGACCCGGAGAAGACCGATGCGTCCATCACCACCCCAACCCATTATAGATTGGGAACCCCGCATTATCCTCATGACCTACTCCGCCAAAAAAATGTCCTTGAGTGGGGGGAGGCTAAATGCTTGTATTTGAGTAAGAGAGTTAAATGTAAACTGTTAAGATTTGTACCTCCAAAGGGACAAACCTTAGGTGTCTGGGGTGAACCGTCCACTTTCTTCCCCCCTCCTACCATATACGTAAACTATACGTATTCCACGATTTGGACAACGGTCTTATATCGGCTATTCTACCGTTGGAGTATTACATTGCAATGCTAGTATATCATCAGTTTAATGGGGGAGCCTTCTATatatgtacgtatatataaGGGTGGCAATTGGAGTCATCCAGAAACAAAAGATCCTCTGTTTTTCATTCTGCTTGTTCCCAAGACTTAATAATTAACGAACATATCGAGTATCTAGAGAAAAGAATCTAGAGAAAAATCTTGTATTCctgttttgtttttttctcATTCACAATGTTCTCAACAAGGGCCTCTTCTGCATCTGCTTCTTTactattgaaaagaattCCCTCTCAATTGAGATCCCCACTCCAATTAAGATGTTTTTCCCATTTACCTCTCACAATCCCAATCAAATTACCTAATGGTTTAGAATTTGATCAACCAACTGGtcttttcatcaataacaaaaatattccCTCGAAAGAAGGGAAAACTTTTGAAGTCATTAATCCCTCcacagaagaagaaatttgtCATGTTTATGAAGgaagagaagaagacgTAGATATAGCTGCTAAGGCAGCTCAAGAAGCATTTGATAACGGCTCTTGGTCTACAATTGACCCCTTAGAAAGAGGTAAAGCTTTATATCGTTTAGCGGAATTGATCGAAAAGGATTTAGATGTAATTGCCTCCATTGAAACTTTAGATAATGGTAAGGCAATTAGCTCCGCTAAGGGCGACGTTCAATTAGTAGTCGATTATTTTAAAGCTTCTGCTGGGTTGGCGTGTAAATTAGATGGTAGACAAGTCAATAGCGGGTCTAATTATTTCAATTATACCAAAAGAGAACCCTTGGGTGTTTGTGGTCAAATTATCCCATGGAATTTCCCATTATTAATGTGGGCTTGGAAAATTGCTCCAGCTTTAATCACTGGTAATACTGTCGTATTAAAGACTGCTGAATCAACTCCATTATCTGCGTTATATACTGCAAAATATATACCAGAAGCTGGTATTCCACCTGGTGTGGTTAATATTGTTTCCGGGTTTGGTAAAATTGTTGGTGAAGCTATCACTACTCATCCATTGATTAAAAAAGTCGCATTTACAGGTTCAACCACCACTGGGAAACACATTTATCAAAATGCTGCTgcatctttgaaaaaagtaaCTTTAGAATTAGGTGGGAAATCACCAAATATCGTCTTTGCTGACGCCAACATGAAAACTGCtgtt includes:
- the NDD1 gene encoding Ndd1p (similar to Saccharomyces cerevisiae NDD1 (YOR372C); ancestral locus Anc_7.8), translating into MQNKVPRSQRNTIGDSSATLALDQNNNTSSSTQQQQQNNVKEGTPSFVINEVDNQSDTSFFKSFTENLKYVFNSPLPTTTQFPTPYSNQMNPQNNIFNNKLNNNANGSNNIDDKSPMNQQRDNDSSLIENSMLPNLPLVGTLIQQQEQQEQQKQQSRQQVNNSQIQEGKQNTIQENQQPLLPPPQQQQQQQQQQYKAASGETLNDMNVQPSTALNFGTAFPNEFLLASPEQLREFLLDSPAGFNFFHKTPAKTPLRFVTDNAGIHSNTNSNNKNNNNNNNLFNIPVVSSSVERTNTNNNNNNTNNNNVLYSMLNSRTPLRKIDLNLMFNSNQLSNSMSPSKRISMSLTPYGRRILNNFGTPYPKTLNINNSDNNTSNSALIDFQNARKDSNNHIVQNKLFQSPELTLQDSQTRLLMTTPKPDKKSKLSTNDIKHMINNNKTNNNSNDIHCNKENLLPKAISVYDNINNNNSRNNDYDGDDNNNNHTDIYGSSPTTVQLNSSVTKSISKPTYLPLNKDINELPTLSRAILNNNHINNSIHNNNIPILTTTSVIDPNLDTRLLEEDDEAVPLSPTPKNNLTNKPIRIPDLPKMGSFKNERTLSIASNKSTSSSINPINQIDKPVLTSSSIQKTMKSTNTGKVKRIVKKQPKFQIIVSSAHRFNSTGGTNNLKQQKKKSSLKRSHSEINGSIHTKNDNVKRKNYGNDNSSNKNF
- the NUD1 gene encoding Nud1p (similar to Saccharomyces cerevisiae NUD1 (YOR373W); ancestral locus Anc_7.7) yields the protein MAMATTLQQDHNSPMRAVSEKLRNLHISPKESSSSNLENMGDSNRTTVKTATRVPTSEEEKKRFKSYMQNDKFAESKFVSQDEMQTCIPDGSANIIRPVSNGTIEYGTVQRGRRALSGTTKNDDIAQYKQYFVTHNEDSNNNNNNNSKNSTSNSNNTRISRKKDPESDLIVNASLNDISGVPNTFKRYQDAKQANTTQKISIDNLHSTSDLDNSDPRPEAYKIFDNVLKNKRFKNPIIANSTEQDINVSKTRHTTANNTNTVNGDDNEKLQIHSRKSPLKSSSSSISSLSYSTSSITNSSNSANVQNSFLNSGYPDFNIMDGNPNKSPIPLIKPENCGLIFEKQTGVWTDKEKNLNEDISSSHAVDNSTSNALNSYDTSDLHKLSNTRDQITIESTSNRTEYPDETEYPDDTEIQPPLFNEKYLSNLNNNDDNTTTTTNNNNIDINNTNSNYNNNIQGINQNCNNSKGSTITHNNNNNNNNIEGMINDTQHHIANTTGISEVDISFQQSTITFISELINIMPHKQEWFKISQLIINDKSITNVVGLEKLMPQLLSCNLDNNQLESLQGIPSNVLHLSCSNNNLSNSNCSLEHLPNLETLNLSKNNISSDLSILVSCIHLKDVNLSNNRIRSLEGINTCQVKRLNLANNNISGTINFKDLINHSMNSFNCWSQIEELDLSDNQIVSIINISSLPKLRKLCVDNNPIEYLYEEEPESKVTMKEEQSQYKHFTNSNFKFKSNLEILSLLETSSTLLQIGNIPTILPFPHLKSLRIDGFFPGLNKLDSLPETLESLMINNGNMARMFDFHILPKRLERLRLNKIINFTRLPNNFQFICPLLKELNLNDNELDDFQNFIHNVPAFNLQELSIVNNSFFPQVRDIIEKDGTNVNPEVILKSMKDEFIIAIRMTCPDIRELIV
- the ALD4 gene encoding aldehyde dehydrogenase (NADP(+)) ALD4 (similar to Saccharomyces cerevisiae ALD4 (YOR374W); ancestral locus Anc_7.6), with the protein product MFSTRASSASASLLLKRIPSQLRSPLQLRCFSHLPLTIPIKLPNGLEFDQPTGLFINNKNIPSKEGKTFEVINPSTEEEICHVYEGREEDVDIAAKAAQEAFDNGSWSTIDPLERGKALYRLAELIEKDLDVIASIETLDNGKAISSAKGDVQLVVDYFKASAGLACKLDGRQVNSGSNYFNYTKREPLGVCGQIIPWNFPLLMWAWKIAPALITGNTVVLKTAESTPLSALYTAKYIPEAGIPPGVVNIVSGFGKIVGEAITTHPLIKKVAFTGSTTTGKHIYQNAAASLKKVTLELGGKSPNIVFADANMKTAVQNIILGIYYNSGEVCCAGSRVYVEESVYDDLIKEIKIASEAVKVGDPFDESTFQGAQTSQMQLSKILKYVEIGKNEGATLISGGERLGTKGYFVRPTIFGDVKENMQIVKEEIFGPVVTISKFKTLDDVVKMANDSEYGLAAGIHTTNINNAVKVADRLKAGTVWINTYNDFHSAVPFGGFNASGLGREMSYEALDNYLQVKAVRVKLED